A genomic segment from Nicotiana sylvestris chromosome 1, ASM39365v2, whole genome shotgun sequence encodes:
- the LOC104231620 gene encoding peroxidase N1 codes for MEYYHHSINKMAMFMVILVLAIDVTMVLGQGTRVGFYSSTCPRAESIVQSTVRAHFQSDPTVAPGILRMHFHDCFVLGCDGSILIEGSDAERTAIPNRNLKGFDVIEDAKTQIEAICPGVVSCADILALAARDSVVATRGLTWSVPTGRRDGRVSRAADAGDLPAFFDSVDIQKRKFLTKGLNTQDLVALTGAHTIGTAGCAVIRDRLFNFNSTGGPDPSIDATFLPQLRALCPQNGDASRRVGLDTGSVNNFDTSYFSNLRNGRGVLESDQKLWTDASTQVFVQRFLGIRGLLGLTFGVEFGRSMVKMSNIEVKTGTNGEIRKVCSAIN; via the exons ATGGAGTACTATCACCATTCAATTAACAAAATGGCCATGTTTATGGTTATTCTAGTGCTAGCCATAGATGTGACTATGGTTTTAGGCCAAGGAACCCGTGTTGGATTTTATTCCAGTACGTGCCCAAGGGCCGAATCCATAGTTCAATCAACGGTGAGGGCTCATTTTCAGTCTGATCCAACGGTGGCACCAGGAATCCTGAGAATGCACTTCCATGATTGTTTTGTACTAGGTTGTGATGGTTCTATCCTCATTGAAGGTTCAGACGCTGAGAGAACTGCTATCCCAAACAGAAATTTGAAAGGATTCGACGTTATTGAGGATGCTAAGACGCAAATTGAAGCTATCTGTCCTGGAGTTGTTTCCTGTGCTGATATTCTTGCTCTAGCTGCTCGTGATTCCGTTGTTGCG ACTAGGGGACTGACATGGTCTGTGCCTACGGGACGTAGAGATGGGCGAGTTTCGAGAGCAGCTGATGCGGGTGACCTGCCAGCTTTTTTTGATTCTGTGGATATTCAAAAGCGAAAGTTTCTTACAAAGGGTCTCAACACTCAAGATCTTGTCGCCCTTACTG GTGCGCACACTATTGGAACCGCAGGTTGCGCAGTCATCAGAGACAGGCTATTCAATTTCAACTCCACTGGTGGCCCTGACCCTTCAATAGATGCAACCTTTCTTCCTCAGCTTCGAGCATTATGTCCACAAAATGGGGATGCCTCAAGGCGTGTGGGACTAGACACTGGAAGCGTAAACAATTTCGACACTTCGTATTTCTCCAACCTCAGGAATGGTCGTGGAGTTCTGGAATCAGACCAGAAGCTGTGGACCGATGCTTCTACACAGGTGTTTGTCCAAAGGTTTTTAGGTATTAGGGGATTACTTGGATTGACATTCGGCGTGGAGTTTGGCAGGTCCATGGTTAAAATGAGCAATATTGAAGTTAAGACTGGCACTAATGGTGAAATTCGTAAAGTTTGCTCTGCTATCAACTGA